CATCCATTTTCCAATTTTTCAGCCATTCGGATACTTCTGGAAAGTCATCTTTAAAATCTTGTCTTGTCGCATGATGGATTTTTTCTACTTCTCCGTACACTTGCTTCGGGTCTTCAAGATATTTCAAGTCATATTGAGAAAATACCCGATGCGGATTCCAAAGTGGAGCAACGATCGGCTCTTCATTCTTCATTGCTTGAGCGATCTCCGTAATCATAGCCGGTTCAGAGCTTGGAATCAATTCGTAATCTAAATGATACGCTTTTATTAATTCTTCAGTTACTTCCATCGTTCCTGCACCAGCGTCAAAGCCCGTTATCTCCCCGTTGAACATATCCTTATGTTTATTTAGATCTTCCACACTATTAATTTCTTCTAAGTATTCAGGAACAACAAGTCCAACCTTTGCATTATCATACCAAGGTTCTTCAGAGAAGAATACGTTATTTTTATACTCTTGTAAATAGGCCTGATCCTGTACAGGAAGCCACACCTCTAAATTAATATCCAGTTCATTTTCTGCTAAGGCTTTCATAATGGTTCCCATATCTAACAAGTTTAAGTTCACTTTATAGCCCTGTTCTTCTAAAATAACCTTCCACATATTAGAAACAGCAATATTTTCTGCCCAACTAATTTGCGCCATCTCAATTGTACCTTTTTCCCCTGTTGATGAATCTGTTTCATTTTTTGAGTCTGTTTCTTCTCCACATGCAGCTAATAGAACGACTAACACCAAACTGAAACTGATTAACTTTCTCTTCATAAAAAACATAAATTGAGTTACTCTCTCCCATCCTATTTTGTATTGCGTTTGCAAAACCGTACAAGGTCAATTATAACCTTCGTACTCCTATTACTGGATCAAAACTTGCACCTTATCAGTGCCGAACCTTTTAGTAACAAGCTTAACTAGGGCAACCTACTTCTTCATTCCTTACCATACATGAGTGCTTTTTTAAGAAAAATTTTAAACCTAAGTCGCAAAATACATGCCTAAGGAATATTTTGTTACTTTTTTGGTCACCTTATATTACGGATTTTTCGGCAAAAATTCGTAAATCTCTTCTGATCGTATACTAGCGACTAAACGTTCAAGCCACCGGTAATATACCTTTGATTGTTCAAGCTGGTCATAGATTTCTCGTGCTTCCTCAATCAACTCACTTGACACATTCTCATCTTCAAAAATTTGATCTAACGTAAATTCTGCTTGTTTAATAGCTTCCATATTCATTTTTGCTTCTCGGTC
This genomic interval from Virgibacillus pantothenticus contains the following:
- a CDS encoding glycine betaine ABC transporter substrate-binding protein, whose translation is MFFMKRKLISFSLVLVVLLAACGEETDSKNETDSSTGEKGTIEMAQISWAENIAVSNMWKVILEEQGYKVNLNLLDMGTIMKALAENELDINLEVWLPVQDQAYLQEYKNNVFFSEEPWYDNAKVGLVVPEYLEEINSVEDLNKHKDMFNGEITGFDAGAGTMEVTEELIKAYHLDYELIPSSEPAMITEIAQAMKNEEPIVAPLWNPHRVFSQYDLKYLEDPKQVYGEVEKIHHATRQDFKDDFPEVSEWLKNWKMDDASIGELMTYVNETEEPIDGARKWVEDNQELVHQWLKLEEE